In a single window of the Coffea eugenioides isolate CCC68of chromosome 3, Ceug_1.0, whole genome shotgun sequence genome:
- the LOC113766031 gene encoding uncharacterized protein LOC113766031 — translation MIHEVQYPTWLSNPVMVKKDVGGWRMCVDFTDLNKACPKDCYPLPRIDALVDSAMGHEILCFLDAFKGYHQIEMSEEDQEKTAFYTDQGVYCYTTMPFGLKNAGATYQRLINRLFKDQIGRIVEAYVDDILVKSLTTSAFLSDVREVFGVLRNSRMKLNPKKCVFGVTSGKFLGYLVSHRGIEANPDKVKVIQDMSPPRNLREVQRLNGRLAALNSFLSQSAEKALPFFKVLKKADQFAWTEECQAAFDKLKQYLHHLPTLASPRPEEKLYLYLSAADEAVSAVLIRDEGTQVPVYYVSRALRGPETRYTQVEKLVLGLVYATRRLKPYFLAHPIFVRTDQPIRQILVRPEASGRFTKWAVELGEYDLSYEPRTAIKAQALADFLAEITFAEGQESTSVIAEVSTSPSWTLYVDGSSNGDGSGAGLLLEGPQGEVCSYALRFGFPATNNEAEYEALIAGLQLARRLGAQRIHVRSDSQLVVCQVLGEYEAKDEIIQRYLSKVHQLTAYFESFEIQRIPRSQNRRADALSRLASTSFSDLNKTVLVEEILPEDRAEARKIQRKAARYALRDGELYKRSYLGPWLRCVTPEEGRQVLHEVHEGLCGAHVGHRMLAKKTLLLGYFWPSVRQDAQNLVLGCPSCQIHAPEHHQPSNFMVPITSPWPFEQWGTDIIGPFPKAVGGYTFLVTAVDYFTKWVEAEPLRNITGLAVQKFFWKCIICRFGIPQIIISDNGRHFAENPFKTWCENLGIKQHFTSVGHPQTNGQAENFNRTLLHGHKTRLHQTGSSWVEELPSVLWSYRTTPRSSTKETPFSLTYGAEAVIRRRETVGSRPHRREKGHCLNSGSFLQEHPVPLLQCPRQTSAIPAR, via the exons ATGATCCATGAGGTCCAGTACCCCACCTGGCTGTCCAACCCTGTCATGGTCAAAAAGGATGTCGGAGGATGGAGGATGTGTGTCGACTTCACCGACCTTAACAAGgcctgccccaaagattgctacCCTCTGCCGAGGATAGACGCCCTCGTCGACTCGGCAATGGGACATGAGATCCTCTGCTTCCTAGATGCCTTCAAAGGCTACCATCAAATAGAAATGAGTGAGGAGGACCAAGAGAAAACAGCGTTCTACACCGACCAAGGTGTTTACTGCTATACTACCATGCCGTTCGGGCTAAAAAACGCCGGGGCGACCTATCAAAGGCTGATCAACCGCCTCTTCAAAGATCAAATTGGCCGCATTGTGGAGGCCTACGTGGACGACATTCTAGTCAAAAGTTTAACCACTTCGGCCTTCTTATCAGATGTACGGGAGGTCTTCGGCGTCCTGCGGAACTCGAGGATGAAGTTAAATCCCAAGAAGTGCGTCTTCGGTGTCACCTCAGGGAAATTCTTGGGGTACCTGGTTTCCCACCGGGGAATCGAAGCTAACCCCGACAAAGTCAAGGTCATTCAGGACATGTCCCCACCTCGGAACCTCCGAGAAGTCCAGAGACTAAACGGACGCCTGGCCGCGCTGAACAGCTTCCTGTCTCAATCTGCTGAGAAAGCCTTGCCCTTCTTTAAGGTGCTAAAGAAGGCTGACCAATTTGCCTGGACCGAAGAGTGCCAGGCTGCCTTCgataaattaaaacaatatttacaCCACCTGCCAACCCTCGCCTCACCTCGGCCCGAAGAAAAGCTGTACCTCTACCTCTCCGCCGCCGACGAAGCTGTCAGTGCTGTGCTCATCCGAGATGAAGGCACCCAAGTGCCGGTCTACTATGTCAGCCGAGCTCTCCGTGGGCCGGAGACTCGGTATACCCAGGTCGAAAAACTCGTGCTCGGGTTGGTCTACGCAACTCGGCGGCTGAAACCATACTTTCTAGCTCATCCCATTTTTGTCAGGACAGACCAGCCTATTCGACAGATACTGGTCCGGCCCGAGGCTTCCGGGCGCTTCACCAAGTGGGCTGTCGAATTGGGGGAGTACGACCTGTCGTATGAGCCGCGCACCGCCATAAAAGCTCAAGCCTTAGCCGACTTTCTAGCCGAGATCACCTTCGCGGAAGGCCAGGAATCCACCTCCGTAATTGCCGAAGTGTCCACCTCACCCTCGTGGACGTTGTATGTTGACGGATCCTCTAATGGGGATGGCAGCGGGGCAGGACTGCTCCTGGAGGGCCCCCAGGGAGAAGTGTGCTCGTATGCCCTCCGTTTTGGCTTTCCGGCCACCAATAATGAGGCCGAATACGAGGCCTTGATCGCGGGACTCCAGCTAGCCCGCAGGCTCGGTGCCCAGCGGATCCACGTCCGCAGTGACTCCCAACTTGTAGTATGCCAAGTTCTCGGTGAATATGAGGCCAAGGATGAGATCATACAACGATATCTCTCCAAAGTCCACCAACTCACCGCATACTTCGAGTCTTTCGAAATTCAAAGAATCCCCCGCTCCCAGAATAGGCGGGCTGACGCCTTATCCCGGCTGGCTTCCACATCATTTTCTGACCTCAACAAGACCGTCTTAGTGGAA GAAATCCTCCCCGAGGATCGAGCCGAGGCAAGAAAGATACAACGCAAAGCCGCTCGGTATGCTCTCCGCGATGGAGAACTCTATAAACGCTCCTACCTTGGCCCATGGTTGAGGTGCGTCACGCCCGAGGAAGGACGCCAGGTTCTCCACGAGGTACACGAAGGCCTATGTGGGGCCCACGTCGGGCATAGGATGTTGGCCAAGAAGACCTTGCTCCTTGGGTATTTCTGGCCTTCCGTCCGACAGGATGCCCAAAACCTTGTTCTCGGTTGCCCATCCTGCCAAATCCATGCCCCCGAGCACCACCAGCCCTCAAATTTCATGGTTCCAATCACCTCACCCTGGCCGTTTGAGCAATGGGGGACAGACATCATTGGCCCTTTCCCAAAAGCGGTCGGGGGTTATACCTTCCTGGTAACCGCTGTGGATTATTTCACTAAGTGGGTTGAGGCCGAGCCTCTAAGGAACATCACAGGGCTGGCcgttcaaaaattcttttggaaatgcATTATCTGCCGCTTCGGCATACCTCAGATCATCATCTCAGACAATGGAAGACATTTTGCCGAGAACCCATTTAAGACTTGGTGCGAGAACCTCGGCATCAAACAACACTTCACTTCGGTAGGCCACCCTCAGACCAACGGTCAAGCAGAGAATTTCAACCGAACTCTCTTGCATGGCCACAAGACCCGACTACACCAAACTGGATCATCTTGGGTGGAAGAACTACCCAGTGTCCTGTGGTCATATCGGACCACGCCGAGGTCATCCACGAAAGAGACCCCCTTCTCCTTGACCTATGGAGCCGAGGCTGTCATACGGAGAAGAGAGACAGTTGGATCTCGACCTCATCGACGAGAGAAGGGACATTGCCTCAACTCGGGTAGCTTCCTACAAGAACACCCTGTCCCACTACTACAATGCCCGCGTCAAACATCGGCGATTCCTGCCAGGTGA
- the LOC113765759 gene encoding uncharacterized protein LOC113765759 has translation MSTVAARSATAAIGAGQKNMMGGALNPIIPPATTVKVEDPYVIEIAEFAVAKIPGLVFIKVEFGFWWKIETPNLNAGTYYMLAIKTQDNNRTRCDVALVCDLPGINGHTLIWYNDKNN, from the exons ATGTCTACGGTCGCAGCCAGATCCGCTACTGCCGCTATTGGTGCTGGACAG AAAAACATGATGGGTGGTGCTCTAAACCCTATTATTCCTCCGGCGACAACCGTCAAAGTGGAAGACCCTTATGTGATTGAGATCGCAGAATTTGCAGTTGCAAAGATCCCCGGGCTGGTTTTCATCAAAGTGGAATTCGGCTTCTGGTGGAAAATTGAAACCCCAAACCTTAACGCTGGCACTTACTACATGCTTGCCATTAAAACTCAGGATAATAACCGCACACGTTGCGACGTAGCATTGGTTTGTGATCTACCGGGGATCAATGGTCACACTCTCATCTGGTACAATGATAAGAATAATTGA